A genomic window from Arthrobacter globiformis includes:
- a CDS encoding GntR family transcriptional regulator, producing MIETATAPAAESTSASTAGSKSEQAYQAIKARIVEGTYTPGYRLVLAAIAKDLGFSVVPVREAIRRLEAENLVKFERNVGATVAGIDPTEYLYTMQTLSIVEGAATALSAPLVGEADIARARAVNAEMRECLKHFDPVRFTRLNQDFHSVLFEHCPNPHILDLVHRGWNRLASLRSSTFRFVPGRAHESVDEHEALLKLIETGADADTIEKAARLHRSATLDAYLSQTNATDPNP from the coding sequence ATGATTGAGACGGCAACCGCCCCCGCTGCTGAGAGCACTTCTGCGAGCACCGCGGGCAGCAAGTCCGAGCAGGCCTACCAGGCCATCAAGGCGCGGATCGTGGAGGGCACCTACACGCCCGGCTACCGGCTGGTCCTGGCTGCCATCGCCAAAGACCTCGGCTTCAGCGTGGTCCCGGTCCGGGAAGCCATCCGCCGGCTTGAGGCCGAAAACCTGGTGAAGTTCGAACGCAACGTCGGGGCCACCGTGGCCGGAATCGACCCCACCGAGTACCTCTACACGATGCAGACCCTGAGCATCGTGGAAGGTGCGGCCACGGCGTTGTCCGCACCGCTGGTCGGCGAAGCGGACATTGCCCGGGCCCGCGCCGTGAACGCCGAGATGCGCGAGTGCCTGAAGCACTTCGACCCCGTCCGTTTCACCCGGCTCAACCAGGACTTTCACAGCGTCCTGTTCGAGCACTGCCCCAACCCGCACATCCTGGATCTGGTCCACCGCGGCTGGAACCGGCTGGCATCACTGCGGTCCTCAACGTTCCGCTTTGTTCCCGGCCGCGCCCACGAGTCCGTGGACGAACACGAGGCCCTGCTAAAGCTCATTGAAACCGGTGCCGACGCCGACACCATCGAAAAAGCAGCACGGCTCCACCGCTCCGCCACCCTCGACGCATACCTCTCCCAAACCAACGCCACAGACCCCAATCCTTAA
- a CDS encoding fumarylacetoacetate hydrolase family protein produces the protein MEQVNDDTLAAARKVIAVHINYPSRAAQRGRTPAQPSYFLKPSSSLSLTGTAVERPAGCELLGFEGEIAIIIGKAARRVEVEDAWGHVAAVTASNDLGVYDLRYADKGSNLRSKGGDGFTPVGPALIPADAVDPAKLRIRTWHNGELVQDDTTEDLLFPFARLVADLSQLLTLEEGDIILTGTPAGASVAVPGDVLEVEVSTADAHLTTGRLTTTVKEGTTAFADFGARPKADDLQREEAYGSREAAGLPATESALSPELKAKLESVCTATLSSQLRKRGLNNVSIDGLTATRPDRRVVGLARTLRYVPNREDLFKTHGGGFNAQKRAIDSVNEGEILVMEARGEKGTGTIGDILALRAQVRGAAAIITDGGVRDFSAVAAMELPTYYSNPHPAVLGRRHIPWDTDITIACGGTTVQPGDIIVADSDGILVIPPALAEEVANDSIAQEREEVFIAEMVEQGHSVDGLYPLNAEWRAKYEEWEAMGSRQSQ, from the coding sequence TTGGAGCAGGTCAACGACGACACCTTGGCAGCAGCACGCAAGGTGATCGCGGTGCACATCAACTACCCCAGCCGTGCCGCCCAGCGCGGCCGGACGCCGGCCCAGCCCTCCTACTTCCTGAAGCCCTCGTCGTCACTGTCCCTGACCGGCACCGCCGTCGAACGCCCGGCCGGCTGCGAACTCCTCGGCTTTGAGGGCGAGATCGCCATCATCATCGGCAAGGCGGCCCGCCGCGTCGAGGTCGAAGACGCCTGGGGCCACGTCGCCGCGGTCACGGCCAGCAACGACCTCGGCGTGTACGACCTCCGCTACGCGGACAAGGGCTCCAACCTCCGGTCCAAGGGCGGCGACGGCTTCACCCCGGTGGGCCCGGCACTGATTCCGGCAGACGCCGTCGACCCCGCCAAACTGCGCATCCGCACCTGGCACAACGGGGAACTGGTGCAGGATGACACCACCGAAGACCTGCTCTTCCCGTTCGCCCGGCTCGTGGCGGACCTGTCCCAGCTGCTCACCCTCGAGGAGGGGGACATCATCCTCACCGGCACGCCGGCCGGCGCCTCCGTCGCCGTGCCCGGCGACGTGCTGGAGGTGGAGGTCAGCACAGCTGACGCTCACCTGACCACCGGCCGCCTCACCACCACAGTTAAGGAAGGCACGACGGCGTTCGCTGACTTTGGTGCCCGGCCCAAGGCCGATGACCTCCAGCGCGAAGAGGCCTACGGCTCGCGGGAGGCAGCAGGCCTCCCCGCCACCGAATCTGCCCTGAGCCCGGAGCTCAAGGCGAAGCTGGAGAGCGTCTGCACCGCCACGCTGTCTTCCCAGCTGCGCAAGCGCGGCCTTAACAACGTCAGCATCGACGGCCTCACCGCCACCCGCCCGGACCGCAGGGTAGTGGGCCTGGCCCGGACCCTGCGCTACGTGCCTAATCGTGAGGACCTCTTCAAGACGCACGGCGGCGGCTTCAATGCGCAGAAACGCGCGATCGACTCCGTGAACGAAGGCGAAATCCTGGTCATGGAAGCCCGCGGCGAGAAGGGCACCGGGACCATCGGCGACATCCTGGCCCTGCGCGCCCAGGTCCGCGGCGCCGCAGCCATCATTACCGACGGCGGGGTCCGCGACTTCTCCGCCGTGGCTGCCATGGAGCTGCCCACCTACTACTCCAACCCGCACCCCGCCGTGCTAGGCCGTCGCCACATCCCGTGGGACACCGACATCACCATCGCCTGCGGCGGCACCACGGTGCAGCCCGGGGACATCATCGTGGCTGACTCGGACGGCATCCTGGTGATCCCGCCGGCCCTGGCCGAGGAAGTCGCCAACGACTCGATTGCCCAGGAACGCGAAGAGGTTTTCATCGCCGAAATGGTGGAGCAGGGCCACAGCGTGGACGGGCTCTACCCGCTCAACGCGGAATGGCGCGCCAAGTATGAGGAATGGGAAGCAATGGGAAGCAGGCAAAGCCAATGA
- a CDS encoding FAD-binding monooxygenase yields the protein MQFHHHGYVSGDPRIQPAAGVGINRPEELPDEVDVLIVGSGPAGMLAAAQLSQFPDITTRIVERRGGRLAIGQADGIQARSVETFQAFGFAEEIIAEAYRITEMAFWKPSPENPKHIVRAARAVDDEMGISEFPHLIVNQARVLDYFARVMAFSPTRMTPDYGYEFSSLDVAEAGEYPVTVTLVHTTGEVAGQERVVRAKYVVGADGARSKVRESIGCTLAGDQANHAWGVMDVLASTDFPDIRTKCAIQSHDGGSILLIPREGGHLFRMYVDLGVVPENDNGAIRKTTIEQIIAHANQILQPYTLDVRNVAWHSVYEVGHRLTDRFDDVLPEQRDTRTPRVFITGDACHTHSAKAGQGMNVSMQDGFNIGWKLGHVLEGRSPESLLATYSAERQVVAKNLIDFDKEWSTLMAKKPEEFEDPSELEDFYVRTAEFPAGFMTEYAPSMIVAEAKYAGLATGFPTGKRFKSAPVQRVCDTNPLHLGHQATADGRWRIYVFADPAEAGAASPTTDFARWLENSPESPLAATPEGADADAWFDVKVIYQQDHRGIDINAVPAVFKPEVGPFKLTNLEKVYGTDPKADIFELRGLDRAGVVVVVRPDQYVANVLPLTATAELGAFFAPLLPARRGLVSHHA from the coding sequence GTGCAGTTCCACCACCACGGTTACGTTTCCGGTGACCCGCGCATCCAGCCGGCGGCCGGCGTCGGCATCAACCGCCCTGAAGAGCTGCCCGACGAGGTTGACGTGCTCATCGTGGGCTCCGGCCCCGCGGGCATGCTCGCCGCCGCCCAGCTCTCGCAGTTCCCGGACATCACCACACGCATCGTGGAGCGCCGCGGCGGCCGCCTCGCAATCGGCCAGGCCGACGGCATCCAGGCCCGCAGCGTCGAGACATTCCAGGCGTTCGGTTTCGCCGAGGAGATCATTGCGGAGGCCTACCGGATCACCGAGATGGCGTTCTGGAAGCCGAGTCCGGAGAACCCGAAGCACATCGTCCGCGCCGCCCGCGCGGTCGACGACGAGATGGGCATCAGCGAATTCCCGCACCTGATCGTCAACCAGGCCCGGGTGCTGGACTACTTCGCCAGGGTCATGGCCTTCTCCCCGACCCGCATGACCCCCGATTATGGCTATGAGTTCAGCAGCCTCGACGTCGCGGAGGCGGGGGAGTACCCGGTCACAGTGACCCTGGTCCACACCACCGGTGAGGTGGCAGGCCAGGAGCGCGTTGTGCGGGCCAAGTACGTCGTGGGTGCCGACGGTGCGCGCAGCAAGGTCCGCGAATCGATCGGCTGCACGCTCGCCGGAGACCAGGCCAACCACGCCTGGGGCGTCATGGATGTCCTCGCATCCACCGACTTCCCGGACATCCGCACCAAGTGCGCCATCCAGTCCCACGACGGCGGCAGCATCCTGCTGATCCCCCGCGAGGGCGGCCACCTGTTCCGCATGTACGTCGACCTCGGCGTCGTGCCGGAGAACGACAACGGCGCCATCCGCAAGACCACCATCGAACAGATCATCGCCCACGCGAACCAGATCCTGCAGCCCTACACCCTCGACGTCCGCAACGTCGCCTGGCACAGCGTGTACGAGGTGGGCCACCGCCTCACCGACAGGTTCGACGACGTCCTGCCGGAGCAGCGGGACACCCGCACGCCGCGGGTGTTCATCACCGGCGACGCCTGCCACACGCACAGCGCCAAGGCAGGCCAAGGCATGAACGTGTCCATGCAGGACGGCTTCAACATCGGCTGGAAGCTTGGCCACGTGCTCGAGGGCCGCAGCCCGGAGTCGCTGCTCGCCACGTACTCCGCGGAGCGCCAGGTCGTCGCGAAAAACCTGATCGATTTCGATAAGGAATGGTCCACCCTTATGGCCAAGAAGCCCGAAGAGTTCGAGGACCCCTCCGAGCTTGAGGACTTCTACGTGCGCACCGCCGAATTCCCGGCCGGCTTCATGACGGAGTACGCGCCGTCGATGATCGTCGCCGAGGCGAAGTACGCCGGGCTGGCCACGGGTTTCCCCACCGGCAAGCGCTTCAAGTCCGCTCCCGTGCAGCGCGTCTGCGACACCAACCCGCTGCACCTGGGTCACCAGGCTACGGCCGACGGCCGCTGGCGCATCTACGTGTTCGCCGACCCCGCCGAAGCCGGAGCCGCGTCGCCGACCACTGACTTCGCGCGCTGGCTGGAGAACTCTCCGGAGTCGCCGCTCGCGGCCACGCCGGAGGGTGCCGACGCCGACGCCTGGTTCGACGTGAAGGTCATTTACCAGCAGGACCACAGGGGCATCGACATCAACGCCGTCCCGGCCGTGTTCAAGCCGGAGGTCGGGCCGTTCAAGCTCACCAACCTGGAGAAGGTCTACGGCACCGACCCGAAGGCCGACATCTTCGAGCTTCGCGGCCTCGACCGCGCCGGCGTCGTGGTGGTGGTCCGCCCGGACCAGTACGTGGCGAACGTCCTGCCGCTGACCGCGACGGCGGAGCTCGGGGCGTTCTTTGCGCCCCTGTTGCCGGCGCGCCGCGGACTGGTAAGCCACCACGCCTGA
- a CDS encoding APC family permease, whose product MSISNSASRTAEEANPRKEQSTALRAGSIGVLGILFFVLSAQAPLTGIVGAAPLAAALGNGAGAPGAYLVVGIVIVIFAVGFVAMSRKVQASGAFYAYISAAFGRKTGTGAAWLALLAYSTVQAAMYGLYGAAFSGLLRSAGVTVPWWLLAVATMAGVQVLGSMNIELGARVLAFLVGLEVAILLLFGFTVLLKGGGPEGLNMAASFSPEAIASGAPGVAIMFAVASMFGFESTAIYSAEAKDPHRTVARATYLSVGIIAVFFAFITWMLVSFYGPSHVIDAAGAALESGDATSFVIGPLVELFGPWAGVTAGILLVTSLLAGIIAFHNGINRYLHSLALRGSLPAVLARTNKHRAPASAAWIQTSVAVLLVAPFAVLGMDPVLTLFSWFSGLAVAALLVLYMLCSLAVVAFFRREREPGQLWQTLIAPALASLLLAWVLYLVVSNFTSLIGGSAETAVGLLVAVPVMFVAGVLAEIAVEKRGRTSAPAFANEAAAIAD is encoded by the coding sequence ATGAGTATTTCAAATTCCGCGTCCCGGACCGCAGAAGAAGCAAATCCGCGCAAGGAGCAGTCCACCGCCCTCCGCGCGGGCAGCATCGGCGTTCTGGGCATCCTCTTTTTCGTTCTTTCAGCCCAGGCTCCGCTGACCGGCATCGTCGGTGCAGCGCCCCTGGCGGCTGCACTCGGCAATGGTGCCGGGGCACCGGGCGCCTACCTCGTCGTCGGCATTGTCATTGTCATCTTCGCCGTCGGGTTCGTGGCCATGAGCCGGAAGGTGCAGGCCAGCGGCGCCTTTTACGCCTACATCAGCGCCGCCTTCGGCAGAAAGACCGGCACGGGCGCCGCCTGGTTGGCACTGCTGGCGTACAGCACAGTGCAGGCCGCCATGTACGGACTGTATGGTGCGGCCTTCTCCGGCCTGCTGCGTTCCGCCGGCGTGACCGTTCCCTGGTGGCTTCTCGCCGTTGCCACCATGGCAGGCGTGCAGGTTCTTGGCTCGATGAACATTGAACTCGGCGCCCGCGTCCTGGCATTTCTTGTGGGCCTGGAAGTGGCGATTCTGCTGCTGTTCGGATTCACCGTCCTGCTGAAGGGTGGAGGCCCCGAGGGCCTTAACATGGCGGCCTCGTTCTCCCCTGAAGCGATCGCCAGCGGCGCCCCAGGCGTTGCCATCATGTTCGCCGTTGCATCCATGTTTGGCTTCGAGTCAACGGCCATCTACTCCGCCGAGGCCAAGGATCCGCACCGGACGGTGGCGCGGGCAACGTACCTCTCCGTGGGCATCATCGCCGTGTTTTTCGCTTTCATCACGTGGATGCTCGTGAGCTTCTACGGGCCCTCTCACGTCATCGATGCCGCCGGAGCTGCCCTGGAGTCGGGAGACGCGACCTCCTTCGTGATCGGGCCGCTTGTTGAGTTGTTCGGCCCGTGGGCCGGTGTGACTGCAGGAATCCTCCTGGTGACGTCCCTCCTGGCCGGCATCATCGCCTTCCACAACGGCATCAACCGCTACCTCCACTCGCTGGCCCTGCGCGGCTCCCTGCCCGCTGTCCTGGCGCGGACCAACAAGCATCGCGCCCCTGCATCCGCAGCCTGGATCCAGACAAGTGTCGCCGTGCTGCTCGTGGCTCCGTTCGCGGTACTGGGGATGGACCCGGTGCTGACGCTCTTCTCGTGGTTTAGCGGGCTCGCGGTTGCAGCGCTGCTGGTGCTGTACATGCTCTGCTCCCTGGCCGTCGTCGCATTCTTCCGCCGCGAACGGGAGCCGGGGCAACTCTGGCAGACCCTCATCGCACCGGCGCTCGCTTCGCTGCTGCTGGCGTGGGTCCTCTACCTGGTGGTCAGCAACTTCACCTCCCTCATCGGGGGGAGCGCCGAAACAGCGGTGGGGCTGCTGGTTGCCGTCCCCGTGATGTTCGTGGCCGGAGTGTTGGCGGAAATCGCGGTGGAAAAGCGCGGCCGCACCTCAGCGCCCGCGTTTGCCAATGAGGCTGCTGCCATCGCTGACTAA
- a CDS encoding AmiS/UreI family transporter: protein MAYVCLLLSGAALLINGLATLGALPRRDAAVLSLVIGSLQLLLGSTHLAVTYLGNVRLDSTAPDADGGVQLLLSASGMFLFGLTYVYVGLDFLLGLGSRGLGWFCGMVGGCGLLLAAAWFPEDPLLAVLWLCWSYLWMLFFFSLALDHSRLSPLIGWSLVLASQATATVPGPSRDHRELAGRPRNGWRNRGVHCGAAFARRRPCQAGRPAEPPARRRRP, encoded by the coding sequence ATGGCGTATGTTTGCCTCCTCCTTTCGGGCGCCGCGCTGCTGATCAACGGGCTCGCCACTCTGGGAGCCCTCCCGCGCCGGGATGCGGCCGTGCTGAGCCTGGTCATCGGCAGCCTCCAGCTGCTCCTGGGCAGCACCCATCTGGCCGTCACGTATTTGGGCAACGTTCGTTTGGACAGCACAGCTCCGGACGCCGACGGCGGCGTGCAGCTGCTGCTTTCGGCGTCCGGCATGTTCCTGTTCGGCCTCACCTACGTCTACGTTGGCCTGGATTTCCTGCTGGGGCTCGGGTCCAGGGGCCTCGGCTGGTTCTGCGGCATGGTGGGCGGGTGCGGCCTGCTGCTCGCCGCGGCCTGGTTCCCTGAGGACCCGCTGCTGGCAGTGCTGTGGCTCTGCTGGTCCTATTTGTGGATGCTGTTCTTCTTCTCGCTGGCCCTGGACCATAGCCGACTGTCGCCGCTGATCGGCTGGTCCCTGGTTCTGGCCAGCCAGGCGACAGCGACGGTACCCGGCCCTTCTCGGGATCACCGGGAATTGGCCGGGCGACCCCGCAACGGCTGGCGGAACCGGGGCGTGCATTGCGGTGCTGCTTTTGCTCGCCGGCGGCCTTGCCAGGCGGGACGGCCAGCGGAACCGCCGGCACGCCGTCGTCGTCCCTAA
- the gdhA gene encoding NADP-specific glutamate dehydrogenase has translation MDARLEAVRDTVLARNPGEAEFHQAVVEVFESLGPVHDRHPEFLEAAILERLCEPERQIIFRVPWTDDSGRVQINRGFRVEFNSALGPYKGGLRFHPSVYLGIVKFLGFEQIFKNALTGMPIGGGKGGSDFDPSGRSDAEVMRFCQSFMTELYRHIGEYTDVPAGDIGVGGREIGYLFGQYKRITNRYESGVLTGKGISWGGSLVRPEATGFGTVIFTEEMLKTRGSSFDGQRVVVSGSGNVAINAIAKAQALGAAVVACSDSSGYVVDEAGIDVGLLRQVKEVERGRLKDYVLRRSGVSYVEAGSVWDVDATVALPCATQNELDGGAAARLVRNGLLAVGEGANMPSTREAVAVFQEAGVLFGPGKAANAGGVATSALEMQQNASRDSWSFEHTEQRLTDIMVGIHDRCASTADEYGEPGNYVLGANIGGFVKVADAMLAQGLI, from the coding sequence ATGGATGCACGGCTGGAGGCCGTCAGGGACACAGTACTGGCGCGGAACCCGGGCGAGGCTGAGTTCCATCAAGCGGTGGTCGAGGTGTTCGAAAGCCTTGGCCCGGTCCACGACCGGCACCCCGAATTCCTTGAAGCCGCCATCCTGGAACGGCTTTGCGAGCCCGAGCGGCAGATCATCTTCCGGGTGCCGTGGACCGACGACTCCGGCCGGGTGCAGATCAACCGCGGCTTCCGCGTGGAGTTCAATTCGGCGCTCGGGCCCTATAAGGGCGGCCTCCGGTTCCACCCCTCCGTTTACCTCGGGATTGTGAAATTCCTCGGCTTCGAACAGATCTTCAAGAACGCGCTCACCGGCATGCCCATCGGCGGCGGCAAGGGCGGTTCCGATTTTGACCCCAGTGGCCGCAGCGACGCCGAAGTCATGCGGTTCTGCCAGTCGTTTATGACCGAGCTCTACCGCCACATCGGCGAGTACACCGACGTGCCGGCGGGTGACATCGGCGTGGGCGGCCGCGAAATCGGCTATCTGTTCGGCCAGTACAAGCGCATCACCAACCGCTACGAATCGGGAGTCCTGACCGGCAAGGGCATCTCCTGGGGCGGTTCGCTGGTGCGGCCGGAAGCCACCGGCTTCGGCACGGTGATTTTCACCGAAGAGATGCTCAAGACCCGGGGCTCCTCCTTCGACGGGCAGCGCGTGGTGGTGTCTGGCTCCGGCAACGTGGCCATCAATGCCATCGCCAAGGCCCAGGCGCTCGGAGCCGCCGTGGTGGCCTGTTCCGATTCATCCGGCTACGTGGTCGATGAGGCGGGGATCGACGTCGGGCTTCTTCGCCAGGTCAAGGAAGTGGAACGCGGACGTCTCAAGGACTACGTTCTGCGCCGTTCCGGCGTTTCCTATGTGGAGGCTGGCTCCGTCTGGGACGTCGACGCCACTGTTGCGCTGCCGTGCGCAACGCAGAACGAGCTCGACGGCGGTGCTGCCGCGCGGCTGGTCCGCAACGGACTGCTCGCTGTCGGCGAAGGCGCCAACATGCCCTCCACCCGGGAGGCCGTGGCAGTGTTCCAGGAGGCGGGCGTGCTGTTTGGGCCCGGCAAGGCCGCCAACGCCGGCGGTGTGGCCACGTCGGCGCTTGAGATGCAGCAGAACGCGAGCCGCGACTCCTGGTCCTTCGAGCACACCGAACAGCGCCTCACGGACATCATGGTGGGAATCCATGACCGCTGCGCGTCCACCGCGGATGAGTACGGCGAACCCGGCAACTACGTGCTGGGCGCGAACATCGGCGGCTTCGTCAAAGTGGCGGACGCGATGCTCGCGCAAGGGCTGATCTAG
- a CDS encoding AraC-like ligand-binding domain-containing protein has protein sequence MPATTIRPADQALTSSVATSFDHWRHLVAQSFVPLAAETDRPEQFRGRMRSRVLDRTCIVEVSASGHSVHRTPALLAQSDQRYFKLNLQLEGTGLLIQDNREAVLRPGDLAIYDTNRPYTLAFEEQARMMVVMFPHDSLSLPPDYVGQLSAVRLAGESGLAGIVGPFITQLAGNLEALSGPSGSRLAANTLDLVSTMLHSELDLAADSMKPQALLATSVRDYIEANLADPQLSPASIAAAHFISTRHLHNVFHESGSTVASWIRSRRLERVRRDLRDPLHSGTSVGAVAARWGFLDAAHFSRTFRDAFGESPSDWRRGA, from the coding sequence ATGCCAGCAACCACCATCCGCCCCGCGGACCAGGCCCTCACTTCCAGCGTGGCCACCTCCTTTGACCACTGGAGGCACCTTGTAGCGCAGTCCTTTGTGCCACTGGCCGCCGAAACGGACCGGCCCGAGCAGTTCCGCGGCCGCATGCGCTCCCGGGTACTGGACCGCACGTGCATCGTGGAAGTCTCGGCTTCAGGCCACAGCGTCCACCGCACACCGGCACTTCTGGCGCAGTCCGACCAGCGCTATTTCAAGCTCAATCTCCAGTTGGAGGGCACCGGGCTCCTCATCCAGGACAACCGCGAGGCAGTGCTCCGCCCCGGCGATTTGGCCATCTATGACACCAACCGGCCGTACACGCTGGCATTCGAGGAGCAGGCCCGCATGATGGTGGTCATGTTCCCGCACGATTCCCTGTCGCTGCCGCCCGACTATGTGGGACAGCTGTCGGCCGTCCGTCTGGCCGGCGAGTCGGGACTGGCGGGCATTGTGGGACCATTCATCACGCAGCTCGCCGGCAACCTGGAGGCACTCAGCGGGCCGAGCGGTTCGCGGCTTGCGGCCAACACCCTGGACCTCGTTTCCACCATGCTCCATTCGGAACTGGATCTGGCTGCGGACAGCATGAAGCCCCAGGCGCTGCTGGCGACGTCGGTCCGTGACTACATCGAGGCGAACCTCGCTGACCCTCAGCTGTCGCCGGCCAGCATTGCCGCCGCACACTTTATTTCGACCCGCCATCTCCACAACGTCTTCCACGAGTCCGGCAGCACGGTTGCCAGCTGGATCCGGAGCCGCCGGCTGGAGCGGGTCCGCCGGGACCTCAGGGACCCGCTGCACTCCGGCACTTCCGTGGGAGCCGTAGCAGCACGTTGGGGTTTCCTGGACGCGGCGCACTTCAGCCGGACGTTCCGGGACGCCTTCGGCGAATCACCCAGCGACTGGCGGCGCGGCGCCTAA
- a CDS encoding D-TA family PLP-dependent enzyme — protein sequence MIDVDILDRNIERMASAVRARGLNLRPHAKTHKIPQIAARQIAAGASGLTVATIGEAEVFAAAGVGDLFIAYPLWISPQKAERLRRLSQTAQIAVGVDSVEGATALGSGMGNAAGSISALVEVDSGHHRSGVHPEAVAPVAEAAARAGLNVAGVFTFPGHSYAPGMPVEAAKQEQQALNRASEVLTAAGFDITCRSGGSTPTAMLTGNSAATEVRPGVYVFGDAQQLELGRCAAEDIALTVAATVVSQHATPADGPTRFIIDAGSKVLGSDRPAWASGFGRLMAHPDARITALSEHHATVEWPDPRTVPAIGHRLRVIPNHVCLAINLVDDVAVVSGGALVDRWVVAARGKNK from the coding sequence ATGATTGACGTCGACATTCTTGACCGGAACATCGAGCGGATGGCGTCAGCCGTCCGGGCACGTGGCCTGAACCTGCGCCCGCATGCGAAAACGCACAAGATTCCCCAAATAGCCGCCCGCCAGATCGCAGCCGGAGCCTCCGGGCTGACAGTGGCAACCATCGGCGAAGCCGAGGTGTTCGCCGCCGCCGGCGTCGGCGACCTCTTCATCGCCTACCCCCTCTGGATTTCGCCGCAAAAGGCCGAGCGGCTGCGGCGCCTGTCGCAGACTGCGCAGATCGCCGTCGGCGTGGACTCCGTGGAGGGCGCAACGGCACTGGGATCCGGCATGGGAAATGCCGCGGGAAGCATTAGCGCCCTCGTGGAAGTCGACAGCGGCCACCACCGCAGCGGCGTCCACCCGGAAGCCGTCGCACCGGTTGCCGAAGCAGCAGCGCGCGCGGGACTGAATGTTGCGGGAGTCTTCACCTTCCCGGGACACAGCTACGCACCGGGCATGCCGGTCGAAGCGGCCAAGCAGGAGCAGCAGGCCCTGAACCGGGCGTCCGAGGTTCTTACCGCGGCCGGATTCGACATCACCTGCCGCAGCGGCGGCTCCACCCCGACCGCGATGCTGACCGGGAATTCGGCTGCCACCGAGGTGCGCCCGGGCGTCTACGTCTTCGGCGACGCCCAGCAACTGGAGCTGGGGCGGTGCGCCGCCGAGGACATCGCACTGACCGTGGCAGCCACCGTGGTCAGCCAACATGCAACCCCCGCGGACGGACCGACACGTTTCATCATCGACGCCGGCAGCAAGGTTCTCGGCAGCGACCGGCCCGCGTGGGCAAGCGGCTTCGGACGGCTGATGGCCCACCCCGACGCCCGGATCACCGCACTGTCGGAGCACCACGCAACTGTCGAGTGGCCCGATCCCAGGACGGTGCCCGCCATCGGGCATCGGCTCCGCGTTATTCCCAACCACGTGTGCCTGGCCATAAACCTGGTGGATGACGTCGCAGTGGTCAGCGGCGGCGCGCTCGTGGACCGCTGGGTGGTGGCAGCGCGGGGCAAGAACAAGTAG
- a CDS encoding TetR/AcrR family transcriptional regulator — translation MPKIVDHDERRLELVDATWRIIARLGIESATMREIATEAGFANGALKPYFPSKDTLLTFAFSHVFNRTNERIAEVTSGLSGLAALRAFCVEVLPLDEERINEARIVIPFWQKAINDPGKAQIHRESMRQWLDTIRRHLTEARDSGDVRTAVDDDSLAGQLLNMLLGAQIAAALLPEGQTELGLDGQLEGFLSLLTR, via the coding sequence GTGCCAAAGATTGTTGACCACGACGAGCGCCGCCTGGAACTCGTCGATGCGACCTGGCGGATCATCGCCCGGCTGGGCATTGAAAGCGCCACGATGCGGGAAATCGCGACTGAGGCGGGCTTCGCAAACGGCGCCCTCAAACCGTACTTTCCCAGCAAGGACACGCTGCTGACTTTCGCGTTCAGCCACGTCTTCAACCGGACCAACGAGCGCATCGCCGAAGTCACCTCGGGGCTTTCGGGGCTGGCGGCCCTGCGCGCCTTCTGCGTCGAAGTGCTCCCGCTGGATGAGGAACGGATCAATGAAGCCCGGATCGTCATCCCCTTCTGGCAGAAGGCCATCAACGATCCCGGCAAGGCGCAGATCCACCGGGAATCGATGCGGCAGTGGCTGGATACGATCCGGCGCCACCTGACGGAGGCCAGGGACAGCGGGGACGTACGAACCGCCGTCGACGACGACAGCCTGGCCGGCCAGCTGCTCAACATGCTGCTGGGCGCCCAGATCGCAGCCGCGCTGCTTCCGGAGGGCCAGACGGAACTCGGCCTGGACGGGCAGCTCGAGGGCTTCCTTTCCCTGCTGACACGTTAG